The following DNA comes from Solanum stenotomum isolate F172 chromosome 11, ASM1918654v1, whole genome shotgun sequence.
CTCACAGCTCTATATTCTGCTTCAGCTGATGATAAGGACACTGTAGCCTGTTTCTTGGACTTCCAACTAATGGGACTATCACCCATAAGGACCAGGTACCCACTGACTGATTTCCTAGAGTCAGGGCAAGCTGCCCAGTCTGAATCACAATAAGCGCTGACAGTAAAATCAGGTGTGGTTGAGATAAAAATTCCTAATGTAGGATCTTGCTTTAGATATCTAAGGACGTGATAAGCAGCCTTCAAGTGTGGTTCCCTGGGTGTCTGCATGAATTGACTGAGATGTTGAACACTATAAGCTATATCCATCCTAGTGTTTGTGAGGAAATTAAGCTTTCCTACCAGTTTTCTATAGTGAGTGGGATCGGACAAGTGTTCCATTGATGAATCCTGTTTTGCTTTTCACTGATAGAGCTCTAAGTACAGCTCTTCTCCAAGATCTGTAACTTGTACCATCAAAAACTGCAGGCAATAGAGAAGATCCAGCACTTTCTGATGGATGCAAGTAAAGAGGACTGGCAAAATCTATTCGAACTGATGTGGAATCAGCATGAAGATGAGAGGAACTCGAATTAGCTTCAGCTTGGAGATCAACCATATTTGAGAATCGCGAAGAGATTCAATCACTCGACAATCAACCAATAACAACACAAAGACAAATACAGATCCAATCGTGACAATCAAACAAGCCTCCAGATAACAGAGAAAAACAGATGAAGATCGGAAATGACAGAGAGAGAAAAAACCTCACGAATTAGATTAGATGCGGAAGAGAATTTGTGAGCAatctctgtgctctgataccatgaactCTTTTGGTAGCTAAGTCTAGTACCTTGTAGCCTTTAGTGTTGAAAGGGTATCCAACAAAGATGTGAGGTGTTGCCCTAGGTTCAAATTTATCCTTATGAGTTTTCAAAGTGGTGGGAAAACAAAGACATCCAAAACTCCTAAGGTGAGAATAAGTAGGCTTTCTTTTGTACAACAACTCGTATGGTGACTTATTGTTCAGTATTTTTGTAGATAGTCTGTTAATGATGTAGGTAGCAGTTAAGACACACTCTCCCCAATATCTCATGGGAATTTGTGATTGATAAAGAAGTGCTCTTGCTGTCTCCAAAAGATATTTGTGTATCCTTTCTACGACACCATTCTGTTGAGAAGTATAAGGACATGATCTTTGGTGTATTATtcccttttcttgaaaaaaactGGTTGCCTCACCACTTGTAAATTCTAGACCATTATCAGATCTAATGGTTTTCAACTTGGTTTGAAATTGGTTTTCGATGAGAGATACAAAAGCCTTTACAACCTGCAGTGCATTACTCTTGCACCTGATCAGTTGTGTCCAAGTTGATCTACTATGATCATCTACCAttgtcaaaaaataattgtatccATCATGTGTAGGTACACGATAAGGCCCCCATAGATCAATGTGTAATAGCTCAAAAATCTCTCTAGTGGTAGTAGAGCTTTCCTGGAAAGGCATTCTAGCTTGTCTTGCCATAGGGCATATGGTACATGTAAAAGGTTGTCTGGCAGAAAAACTTACTGGTATGGTAGAgatacttttcatttttataaaaggAACATGTCCTAGTCTAGCATGCCACAAGAGTTCAGCATCATGAATATGAGATGTAGGTAAAAAATTAGCAGAAGGAGAAACAGGGGTATCAGTAAGACAAGGACAATCAACAATTGAACAAGCTTCTTTATTGATCTTGTGAGAGTATTTCATTCATCAAACTCTTTCAACTTTTTGTCAAAAAATGGCAATCCTGCAGTTGTTAATGGAGCATTGCATTGGATAACGTTTCACGATTTAAACAGGAAAGACATTGCTCCTTGTGAAAACGGAATTATGGTTTTCAGAATGGATAAAGAAGAGTTGTTTACTATGCCTCATCCTGTAAGAAATCACAATGTTTGTAACTCAAAACAAGCGCATTTAGCTATGACACTTATGGTGAAGGATGATCGTTTATGTTTGTGTAACATGCTTATCCCCTGGTTTATCGTGGATATGTGGCTGTTGGAGGACTATGAGACGCGGTCATGGATCAAAAGGTACAAGATTAATCTCTTAAATGAGAGGATTTTCCCTTTTGGTAAGCGTCTCAGTGAAATTAGAATCAGGTGTGCGTGGGATCTAAAGTTTTTGTACATCCAAGAAGGTGAACTTTTGATTCACTTGTATGATGATTACGAGTTATATCTTTATAATTTAGATCGTAGAACAGTGAAGAAACTTGAATTGCCGCGAGGAAAAATGTTGTCCTATACTGATTGTAAGCTTTATCATAAGAGTTTTCTGGCAATAGCCTAATTTTAGTGTTTTTCCTAATATTAAACTTTGTGGTAATGTAAGGTTTTCAAGTTTGAATCTAATAAATGTGTTCATTCTctaacaacttaaatattttgacGAGATGATTATGTAAATTGTTTAGGTAATGCGTCCTTGTGTTGATGGTTGCATGAATTGTTTTGGTAATGCGTCCTTTAATCTAATAAAAGTGTTCCTTTTTACGGTAAGTATTTCCCTCAACTAATAACTTTCATATGTTTAAACTTTAtgctcaatatatatatactatatatgtGTGTTCACTCTCTCATAattatatgtttatgtttttaaTGATGTTCGTTGTGTTTGTGTTAGTTTACCCCTACCTCAACTAAATGTATAATCCTTTGCTCTCCCCAAGACCTATTATCCAAAGATGGATAGAGGCAGAGCTATACCTACGTGTATCGTAGGTGCATTACCAAATCCCATTAAcctcatttttttatttgtatcttGAAGAACTATTATAATTttaaggacaaattacttaactatactcctttacttaccttaatatccatttatctttacttattttaaaattttcaaaaatcccttatttatctatgtatcccgcatgtatcccgtgcacaatgctatgtatctCGCTATGTGAAATGCTATGTattccgtgcacaacgctatgtatcccgctatgtggaatgtatcaaccctaatgtatcccgtgcacaacactatgtatcccgctatgtggaatgtatcaaacctaatgcatcccgtgcacaacgcaatgtatcccgcaaacatcatttttaaaggatttttggtaaataaaaaactagaagggataggatgttatttagtacttataatatgtagttcctataatttatactaattttaaTAACACATCCTTACTAACTCCCTATCTTTAAATTTTGGGTTCACTTAGCTATGTTCGGGATGGGTTTGGATCCCGTGCGGTGGGGATCTCCTCCAATGCCTCCGGTAGGCCTTTAAATTTATTACACGTGTCTACTTATATATTCAATGGACTAGATTGATTTTACTATTTAAAGTGTGATTTGaagttatataaaaattgattagattttaaataatttttaaaagatagttATATTTTGAATATGGATACTTAAAGCGGATAACTACTGCAGTTCCTACCTTTCAAATTGATGAGTAACAAGAATTATATTAGATATGaatgatctttaatttttttatcttatttatcTCGAGCAAAATTTTAAATCTAATaagttctgtttttttttttaatcttaaagaATTGTCTATAGAGTAAGCTGGGatcaaaagtttaaaataaGGCATTTTCAAGTCATTAATGTATTCCCAGCTTCAAAAACTTTCGAACACattgttttcttttgaaatggATATATTAATCTCGTGGCTCAAATTAGATAGTcgatgaataatatatatatatatatatatatatatatatatataaatcatttcTATTCCATTTTTCCCTATACTATAGTCCTCTAGATTATTTAGGAATAAATTTCCTAGAATTAAACTTTGATCACTTTCGTGATTTGTAATATAACTGTTATTCTTATTGTATCTAGTTGTATAGGCgcatatatatatcttttataaatgaaaatcaatatataaaaatatatatttctaatatataataatatattcttatatatatatatatatttagctagcgaatataatattttgatcgTTGGCCAAATATGTAACTTTAGGTAGTTCAGTATGAAAGCCCAACATGTAATCCAACTTTCCACAAAAACATATATTTGTAATATATaataggacaaattacttaactacactcatttacttaccttaatatccatttatctctacttatttcaaatatttcaaaaatcccttatttacctatgtatcccgtgcacaacgttatgtatcccgctatgtggaatgtatcaaacactatgtatctcgtgcacaacgctatgtatcccgctatgtggaatgtatcaaacctaatgttttccgtgcacaacgctatgtatcccgttatgtggaatgtatcaaacctaatgtatcccgtgcacaacgctatgtatcccgctatgtggaatgtatcaaacctaatgtatctcgtgcacaacgctatgtatcccacaAACaccatttttaagggatttttggtaaatagaaaactagaaggaatatgatattatttagtacttataatatgtggttcctataatttataataatatatttatatatatatttaactaaCGAATGTAATATTTTGATAGTTGGCTAAATATGTAACTTTAGGTAGTACAATATGAAGGCCCAATATCATCATATTGACATCATCACATCAAAAGTTTCAATTTTGATACAGTAATTCAATATTTACCGTATCATGTTCAGACCTAGTAAGGTTGGATCCCATTTTTGACTTATCAAAGTAATCATATAAGTTTAATCACTTTCTTATTACTTTCTGTCACTTTCTTCATTgaaaatattgtatatataaagaTGCATAAGGCCTAATTATGTCTCTTTCCAAATATTTTGCCTTTTTTCACAAAATTGCATTTCTTCTTAATCACACATGCAATTTTTGACCCAATTATGATTTAATTCAATCATTCATGATTTCCTATCACTATTATACTTGGAGAATTGCCACAAACACTaagctataaaaaaaaagtccatAATTCTAGCTTAGAAAGcaattattttctttacaatcatggaatataagaaaatataagtaTTACAAATCCTCTCTTTTTAAGTCGTTTGGATTCACACAAGAAAGACCAAAAACCATGTCATTTCCTTTTTCATTCAACTCTTGTGTCATagaaaactatataagaaaataaaatatttgattcccaaataatattattttgacaaACTTGAATATTAGATATCTCAAGAAATATCAAGTTCGAGTCTTGTGaatagaaaaattattggtaGACAATATTTCCATTCTAATAAAGAATGCAAATTCAAATTAGGCTAATAGCTATCgagtaattaaaaaaagactCCAAGAAGTAATCAAAAATTGGTTTATTTAAGTTGTATAACCATAATAGCTCCTCCAACTCTTTTTATTATAACATCAAAGTATATCTCAAGAAACAATAAACTAGAGTGCATCATGAGCTTGTTGAATACTTCAAAACCtactctagtttttttttttccagtctACTATAGcttataatttatacaaaatgtTTCAAGATTccaatttcatttaattatatttaaattgatattatattatatagtatataatacaaaatagtatttctttttatgtttaaacggttttcaaaataaaaagtgaaaactATCAAAGACTAAACGGAcccttaattttttcttaaaagctGCTAaacatcattatttttttatcttagaAATCAAAGTAGTAAAACTTGTGCACATTCCCAagacacaatatttttttaaaaagttgttataCAAAAGCAACACTTgaccaaacaaacaaaataatcatCTTTTGATCGACCAGAGTTACGGTagagtgataaatatttattcatccTTAATCACAAGTTTCGAATACTTTGAGTCTCTTCGACTACAGAGTCATCTTTGTTAAAAAACGATTTATCTCCAAATAAAACTCTCAGcatcaattcaaaattaatcaGGCTATAATTAAGTATCAAACACATgcagaaaacaaaaaataataaccTATCTTTTGAAGTGTATATCTATATAAAGCTTATTTTCTCGAGCTCAGAAATTTATACTATAGTACTATATTGCTAGTCCCTATAAGTTGAGAAGAATCCTTTCAATAttaaagtctttttttaaaaaataaaattttaaagaacagttaaagaaatatgaaaagtaggaaaaaagaagctaaaaagGAGGAGTCGGGTCAAACCAGGTTAAGTGGGTGGGTCATGTTATTGTCGTAAATGGGTCCCAAAGATTTGACCCGGAGGTCAAAACAGTAATAAGCTATTTTCTCCGCGTGGTCATCTATAATGATTGAGACTAATCTCTCTATATTTTCCTTTGCCCcctctatttatatatttttcctttttagtctcaaatttcaaattattttctacttcttgcctctcaaattttaaatttctttactTCGGTTGGGATAGACGAGACTATTGCGGGGTCGTTTGGTTCATGAACTACGTCCACCTACAAAATTTACCTTTGGCTTTTGTCTAAGTAGGTGtatcactctttttttttttcctgtaaTGATTCGAAAAATTCAGACTCGTAAAGGAGAAGGGCCGATGGGGGAATCTGGGAAAGTTGGGATGAACAGATGTCTTCATTtcaagtagtttttttttttttggaaaactctatctTAGGATTAAGTTTGAggttaaattttatgttttatttgattgaagTGTAAATTATCCTAGAATGAATTTATAAGTTCAATCAAATAAgtagaaatttaatttcaaactCAGTTATGAGATATCTAAGGATTAAGTTTGAGattaaaacaatttatttaGTTGAAGGTTATAAATTCGATcaaataaagtataaatttaatttcaaaccCAATCTGTCTTATTCCATCTAATTTGTTTTGCTTCATTCCACTTTTTAGGTAAGATAAATTAGTTGAAGGATTATAATCTCGAGATAACTTGTCTGCGAACTTGTCATTTGCTTTACGGACCAAATTATtccaaaattataattattggATTAATTTATCCAAATGAaacatgagatttttttttaaaaaaaaaacaattataatacAATCTTCAAAAAAGTTTGTATTGTATTTAAATCAAAGCACTTTATTACTCAAGGTTGGTAATTAGCTGTAGAAGTAATTTATTGAAAATCATTCAatgactaaaaaagaaagaaatctaTTAAGTATAATTTCTTATAGAATCAAATTtgtaatcaaaattttaaatgtcTTCCATCAAACAAAGATATATTTTCCTTTAATAtgattttcccttttttgaGTAAATGAGTACTCTTTTTAAGATTATAAATATGGTCAGAAAAAAGTAAGTACAAACTTGATGATATTGGACCAGCTCTTTCACTTGacaaataaattttcttctGTTTGACTCTTTTGACTAAAGGTAGTATAAAATGGGAAATATATTAAAGATGATGATTTTACATACCAtttttcgaatttttttttagcattaATTATAGATTTGAAATCAAACAAAGGTAGTCGTTTGGCAGCTGGTTTGAAAGTGAGTTATgctaatatttaataaataatcatatttagTATATGATTTAAGGAGttgtataaaatgaaaaatgaaataactaatatatgaataactAAATTTTgcataacttatatatataatactctctttgtttcaaaataattgtCCTATTTTGACTTAACATAGAGTTTAAGATGGTACATAAAATTCTTGAATCATGTGATCATAAATTGAAGATATGTAGAATAtactaaaatatcttttaatattttatagtCTTAAACATGTTACATGGAaagtcaaatttaaaaatttgttaaaaaagaaaagacacattttttttcaaatagacttaaaaggaaagtaaacaaacaaattaaaaacaaaGGTGCTACATCTTCATAACTAATCATTGTTTTACAAAAAATTACGTGCATAACTCTAATCAGCAACCAAATGACTTATTAAGAATTGTGATGGTTTGATAAGTAGTACTCCCTTTGTTCCTAATTAcgtgtccacttttgaattgacacaccgattaagaaaacaatgattgacatagtgaatttaccattttatctccattaattataaagtggatggactaaaaacttaaaattttcaagaagttctattttttttcaaaattattaattaagggcataataggtaaaaaaaaattgtactttcttagtcaaaatagacaagtaattagaaacaactaaaaaaaaaaaattgacaagtaattagtAATAGAGTGagtaatatttgattattaatcaaaattctcaaatattatatatgaaaCCACATTTGTTAGAAATTCGGATACACTTTATTTCTCAACATGAATATTGTGAACTCTAACATGGATATCAAACCCCAAGCAAAACCAATCAAACAAAAGGCAAAGGccaaggaaaaggaaaaggaaaaggaaaggaggaATTATTAGTACCATAATAAAATCTAACAAATTAAATGGGGGCTGGTGGAAAGGAGAACAATAAATTGGAATAAGTTGGAGGCTGCAAAtgcaagaaaataataaatgtacCAATAAATTTCACTcgttttttcaacttttttttttcttacaaaaattTCCACTTTCTTGCATGTGGACTTCATAGTCTCCACTTCACCTTCCTCTTCCCTTCCTTTTCCCCCACCCCCAcgcccaccccaccccaccccaaaatcacaaaagaagGGAACCCTTTTGATTCTTGAGTAGTAGTCCACATAAGTTCTTCTCAGATAATCGGTGAGTTTTCAGCTTTCTTggtgtttttttttggttaaaaatggAGTCTTTTTGTAGTTTTAGTTCTGATTTTTGAAGGGGTTTGAGTTTAtgactttgttgtttatgtgaAGTAGTTTTTATGGGGTTTTATCTACTTTTTTTCCATTCTTGGTTGAGATTTCAGTGTAAAAATGGAGTCTTTTTAAGTTAATTTCTGCTTTTTTGGGAAGAATTTTGAGTTATATACTTCTGCTTGTTTGTATTAAATCCTTTTTAGTTCTTGTTGTATTTTGCTTTGTAatgaaattttgagaaaagaaaaagagctTGATTTGGATGCTGTTTGGATGAACTTTTGGTTTAACAGATAGTGATAGTAAAGTCACAGAATTTAtggaaaagaagaggaaaagggGGGAAAAGATTTGCTTTTTCCTCTGAAAACCAAATTAAAAGGTATAGACTTTAAGATGGGATAATGAAATCTTGGAGTAGAAAGTATAAAAGATTTGCTTTTTATTGCTATAAGCTGTAAAATTTATGAAAGGACAAATAGTGATGTAGTCATAAAAGTTACGGATTTCACATGTTTTCCCTTTAAAAGTTTCAGAAATTTACTagttaaaagtttttttatatGCTGTTCTTATATGTTCTTTCTTGTTTGTATTGTTTTTAGCCAGAAGTAAGTTGCTGGTGGATTTGAGTTTGACATCATTCTTGAATATCCCCTTTGATACTCGAGATGGTTGCTGAATCTTGGTTTCGTAATTTCTGGAAAAATTCGAAAAAACATGAGGGTGGTGGTCATCAAAAGGTGCTAGTTGGTGTTCTAGCATTTGAAGTTGCAAGTTTGATGTCTAAGCTGGTTCATGTATGGCAGTCTCTAAGTGATAAACAAGTGGCTAGATTGAGGGATGAGATAATGAACTCGGTTGGTATAAAGAAACTTATTTCAGATGATGATTCGTATATTGCAAGATTGATATGTACTGAGTTGGTTGAGAACTTGGGACATGTAGCAATTGCTGTTTCTAGGCTTGCAAAGAAATGTAATGATCCGTTCTTGAAGAGTTTTGAGCAAGCCTTCAATGATTTGCTAAAAGATGGTGCTGATCCATACGGGTGGCAACTATCATGGAAGAAGATGgacaaaaaaatcaagaagatgGAACGGTTTATTGTGATTAACGCGAATTTGTATCAAGAAATGGAGAATCTTTCTGATCTTGAACAGACATTGAGGAGATTGAAGGGAAATGATGATGCAGATAGCATTACTTTGGTTGAATACGAGAAGAAGCTTGCGTGGAAGAAGCAGGAGGTGAAGCACCTTAAGGATGTCTCTATTTGGAATAGAACTTATGATTATATTGTCCGTCTTTTGGCGAGATCCTtgttttctatatttagtagGATAGGGCATGTGTTTGGAGTTGATCCGGTCGTGGATGAGAGGGCTAAAGCATCCAGAGATCTAGATTCTGATCAAATCCATCGGAGCCACTCAGTTGCTTATGCTCAGTCATCTGTTCACCCATCTGAAAGTAGTCTGTCTAGATTTTCCTCGGAACCAGTAGAAAGCATCCTTGCCAAATCTGGACCAATTTCGAGCACAAGGAACATTCACAATTCTTATTCCGGTCCCTTGAAAAGTTCAACATCAACAGCAAGCCCGATTCCTGGAAGGCATTCTTCTGCTGGTTTCTATTCGGGTCCTCTGGGGAGGTCGACAACAAAGTCTGGTCCTCTCCCTCTATTTAATAAATCCGGCATGAAGTGGTGGAAATCCCGTGATCGTTCAGGTAACCTAAATGGAAAAGGCTCAAATTCAAAACATGCTCGACCGACCTCTGGACCGCTTAAAGGCTGCATGATGGTTGGGAATGGTTCTCCTCTAAGTAATTGCCATCTAGATCCACATGGATTTCATTCCGGTTTgctcaatgcaatgaaaggaGCTGGTGTAGATGGACTTGCTGATGGCTATTCAACTTGCTCTTATCTAACAAGTTATAATGCGAAAAAAAGGCTGCTAAATGCTCCTCCAGAAACTCTCGGGGCTGCTGCCTTAGCACTGCATTATGCAAATGTCATTATCGTGACTGAGAAACTAGTGGCATCTCCTCACTTGATCGGACATGATGCAAGAGAAGACCTGTACAACATGCTACCGGCTAGTTTAAGAGCAGCCCTCAGGGCGAAATTAAAGCCATTTGCTAAGAGCTTGACGTCATCCGTTTATGACACAGTTCTTGCTGGAGAATGGAATGAAGCAATGCTGGGGATACTAGAATGGCTTGCTCCTCTTGCTCATAACATGATAAGATGGCAATCTGAGCGGAGTTTCGAGCATCAGAACTTCGTTTCTAGAACAAATGTTCTGCTTGTCCAAACCCTTTATTatgcaaatcaagaaaagacagaATCAGCAATCACAGAGCTGCTCGTCGGTTTGAACTACATATGGAGGTATGGCAGGGAAGT
Coding sequences within:
- the LOC125843813 gene encoding protein PSK SIMULATOR 2, with protein sequence MVAESWFRNFWKNSKKHEGGGHQKVLVGVLAFEVASLMSKLVHVWQSLSDKQVARLRDEIMNSVGIKKLISDDDSYIARLICTELVENLGHVAIAVSRLAKKCNDPFLKSFEQAFNDLLKDGADPYGWQLSWKKMDKKIKKMERFIVINANLYQEMENLSDLEQTLRRLKGNDDADSITLVEYEKKLAWKKQEVKHLKDVSIWNRTYDYIVRLLARSLFSIFSRIGHVFGVDPVVDERAKASRDLDSDQIHRSHSVAYAQSSVHPSESSLSRFSSEPVESILAKSGPISSTRNIHNSYSGPLKSSTSTASPIPGRHSSAGFYSGPLGRSTTKSGPLPLFNKSGMKWWKSRDRSGNLNGKGSNSKHARPTSGPLKGCMMVGNGSPLSNCHLDPHGFHSGLLNAMKGAGVDGLADGYSTCSYLTSYNAKKRLLNAPPETLGAAALALHYANVIIVTEKLVASPHLIGHDAREDLYNMLPASLRAALRAKLKPFAKSLTSSVYDTVLAGEWNEAMLGILEWLAPLAHNMIRWQSERSFEHQNFVSRTNVLLVQTLYYANQEKTESAITELLVGLNYIWRYGREVNAKAIEECASARMMFNDDYLDD